The window GATTATCTTTTGGAGAGAGAATTCGTCCTTGAAACTGACGCAAGGTCATTAATTTGGATTTTCAAGCAACCACAAGCTTTCAATAAACTTTCGCGCTGGATTCTCCAGATGTCGCGTTTTAACTTTACCCCGATTCACGTTCGCGGACAAGACAATTTTGTGAGTGACGCTCTGTCACGCTTGTTTGAtgttaatgataaaaatgttaaagaGGAAAGTATTTCAGAATCTGACCCAGTGGCTTTATTGAATACGTTAGTTCATTCTACTCCGCAAGGGTATTTATCAGTACGTGAAGCTCAAAGGCTTTCAGAATATTGTAGTTCCGTTTACGCTGACATAAAGTCAggcaaaaatgttaaaaacttcTTTATTCGTGATGGTTTACTTTGTCGTTTCGTCGGAAAAAATCGTAACAAAAGAATCGTGTTACCGAATACCATGTTGAGTTTTGTTCTGGAATATTTTCACTCTACTATGCACCATGGTACGTTAAAAACCTACCGGGACATCGCAAAAAGATTTTGGTCTCCTGAATtgtttaaaactgtaaaaacttTTGTGAGTGAGTGTAGGGTATGTGCGTCTTCAAAATCGTCGAACTTAAATAGTGCTCCAAATCTGGCCTTAATACCTCCAAATGAAGTGTGGTCCCATTTGTATATAGACTATATTGGTCCCCTAATTACATCTACTGATTCTTCCCGTTTTATTTTAGTGGTTGTTGATGGATTTTCCAAATATGTCGTAGCAAAAGCTACACGAAGATCAACTGCGGATGTTACTACCGCTGTCTTAAGAgaaattttcttacaatatgGTTTTCCTAAGTTATTAACATCCGACAACGGATCGGCTTTTAGAGCACAGAAGCTTGCAGATTTTTTAATGGCTCATGGAGTAAAAGCAATTTTTACATCAAATTATAATCCCAAAAGCAATATGAGTGAACGTAataaccaaaatattaaaacgaaTTTAACAGCTATAATGAAGGAGTATGGCCTACAACATAAAATGTGGAGTAATATGCTTCCATACGTCGTATATAATTATAATCGTACATTCCACAACACGATTCAATGTACGCCGGCGGTTGTGTTTTTTGGCAGAGAATTGTACACTTCAATGGATCTCGCACTCAATATTGATTTATGTGACGAAAAGCCagacttaaattttgtaagaaaaaaccTTAAAgagtattttgtaaaaaaaatcaaagccaACCCTCGATTACGCATCCAAGTTTAAATTAAACCAATTAGTTATGTTGAAGAATCATGCCTTGACATCTACAACGGAACGGGATAAGAAATTCATGGATAAATACAGTGGTCCTTATAAAATCGTTAGATTCACAACACCAGTTTCTGTGGAACTTCAAGAAATCGGCTCGGAAAATGTTAAAAAGTCGCACATCCAATATATCAAGCCCTACGGAAGTGGTAGCTAATAAACATAAGTTATTTAACTAAGTAAGCTCCTTCAGAGACATTATCAGTTAATTTTCTTTACCtaataagtttaaatataaatttttgtattttgattgtattttgtattaattaattagtaatcaTTTTCACCGTCTACAACACTTaatcaaatatagttttatatctTACAATTTCTTATATCATAACCCCCTGCCCAAGTTTATTTTCATTACAGAtgcaaaaaaaaacgtaaaattgcGTTGTATCTGAACTTGAATTATTTCTCATCTGTCACATATCTGTACGATACATACAACATACAACTTTATAGTCAGTCACTTTTAAACCAGACTGTACGAGAAAGACATGTATACCCGTCATTTCCTTTCTCTGTCTCCTCGCTCCTAGCGAGCTAGAGAGCGTTCCAGTATCTCTATATTTCAGTGTCACCACAAAAGAAATACCACCAACATGTCAAACAAATACGTTACACGCTACCACCGAAATTTGGCAACCAATTTCAAACAATCAGAGGTTGTTCATTTTAACAAATCCAACACAATGTACCATACTTTGCATGAACGACGAAGACGACGATATCATCCTACAAAATACtggaattttaacaattaatggCATCTGCAAAGCTCATTCGAATTTCTATACTATGGAACCGCAGTTATCATTATTCAATCATACGCTGAAACTGTTCATACCGAAAATCGACATCACTGAAGATGATTGTTGTGTAAAGAAAGACATCAATAAAACCactttacatttaataaaattggaacCAATCAAAATAACTCATGTGGACCTCTCAGAATTAAAGTATGCACAACATAGACTCAATCAATTTGACGAACAGCTACAACAGCAATTAAATAAACCGTTCTTTATACAACATGAAGACTCAATATTACATCATGCAAAAATACTGTTGTCATCATTTGTATCACTCATGGgcatgtatttaatttataaattcaaactaTTCCAACTTCTATGGTTCTTCATCGGAAAATGTTTTCGATGCTTTAAACGAAAACGTCCAAATAACGACAATGGTACTggtactaaattaaaatttatcaactgTTGTTTTGGAGATGGAAATGctgttaaaaatcaaattcatcccTCAGCAAACATTGACGCTGTAAAATATCTCAACGATTCTACTTCAGAAGAAGAAGGAAGAATAATAATTGCAAATACAACGCCATCAACATCTTACAGTTCCGATTACATACCATCCAGACGAATAACCCGCAGCATCACTAGCAGCGAAGCCAGACAAAAACAAAGATCGATTTCATTCAACAAAACCTAATCAATCTTTTATTAAGGGGGGAAGGATGTAGTATCCTGAATTATCCTATATTTCCCAAATTATTTCTTACAGAGCATGATCAATAGATCATGGCGACATATTGCTGAAtaagcaataataattatattgttccgtaatttatgtcggttagagtacataaattacgaacaaacatattacataaatttatagatCTACTTTCTTATGCGCAGTTGGTCGCTACGCGGAGGAATTTTACTAACCTACTGGTTGGAGTATGATTATGAACTCTCTTCTCTTTGGGATCTCTGACAGGATGgttgaaaagaaatattaacaaGAATGGATCCTAGAtccaatacaatttaaattatttgcatgcggcatacttaaaataatatgtgagcaaacagtgaaatttttattaaagatctGGTATGtgttgatttattataaatattgggtttttggagatagtttgaaatgttttcatttcaatatattatgcatccgtttaaactttgatataagtttatttaaggTTTCTAGTTTAAAAATGACTTAGAATTGTTAATCGTTATTCATAAAGCACATTtgaatttgtgtatttattaaatacttgtattttgttattcagtaaactcttgatgtattaaattttgtatacgttgtaaatttctattattgattatgatttacataaaatatctttcaagtttATATAGGGTCAGTTGGGGTAACATTGGCCCTTTGAGGTTAACTTTGGCCCAAAActagaaaaagtttaaatgttctgTATTTTGACATCTAGGTTGATTTACTCACTAAGTTCTAGCATTTCCCGATAGATAGCAACACTGGCCAGACTTCTGAGCCAACCTGGGTATAGTTACACGTTTCACCACCAATGCAGTGCTGCTCCATCTTGGTGTTGTCAAAGTGCTGGATTTTGTTGTCTTCCAACTTTTGTTTCCTCAAGCTTATTTTTAAGCTGTTGAGAGCTGGTAAGTGAATTTTCTTTTACTGTAATCCTTTGTTTAACTTAATATCAATACAActatttgtttatgtttatagTTTACAAACTGAGATGAGTTTTGTAGGTTGGTCTAACTTTGTCCCAGATTTAGGGTAACTTTGGCCCAACAtggcccaaaatttttttgctgttATTTATCCATTTAAGATGCTAAATCATTGCAGTATATCCCTGTTAAACTGTATATAATAACAATTGTGTGTTTTGTTGCAGGGAAAATGCCAAGAAACCGGATAAAACCACTAGGGACTAGAAATTACGGTAACTACAAACCAGAAATATTGGATGAATGTCTTGAGGCCATACGATCAGGTGAGTTAACACAAAGAGCTGCAGAAACAAGGTATGGCATTCCTCGTTCTACAATTAAGAATAAATTGAAAGGCAGGCATATGAATACAGTTGGTCGAGCAAGAACATTTAGCGATGAAGAAGAGCTGGCTTTTGAAAAGCACTTGATAACACTATCTGACTATGGATTTCCAGTTGTTGAGACTGATTTCAGATATGCAGTAAAATGCTATTTAGATAAGAAAGGTGTCAAGATAGATAGGTTTCAAAACAACCTCCCTGGCTACGAATGGACCAAATCGTTTTTGAAAAGGCATGAGAAGCTGACAAGTCGTCTCAGCTCtaacataaaaaaagtaagagCTGAAGTTGGTGCtaaagatattgaaaattacATGGAAAACCTGAAAGAAGTTATCGAAAACGTTCCTGCCACTCATATTTGGAACTACGATGAAACAAATCTTTCAGATGACCCTGGAAACAAAAAGGTAATTTGTAAGAGGGGAGCTAAATATGTGGAAAACATATGCAATCATAGTAAAAGTGCAACCTCTCTCATGTTTTCTGGAAATGCTGCAGGGACTCTTCTCCCCCCCTATGTAGTGTACAAGGCAGATAACATGTGGACAACTTGGACTGAGAATGGACCAGCAGGGGCTCGTTATAATCGTTCTAAAAGTGGCTGGTTTGACGCTATATGTTTCGAAGATTGGTTTGAGTCGTTGTTCTTACCTCATGTGAGAACTCAAAATGGGCCAAAAGTTATTATCGGGGATAACTTGTCTTCACACATTAGTTTAAACGTACTTAGGCTTTGTGAAGaaaacaatgttaaatttgTCTGCTTACCACCGAACTCCACCCATCTTACACAACCTCTAGATGTGGCCTTCTTTTCCCCCATGAAAAAGTCATGGCGAGCAATCTTAAGCAAATGGAAAGAGTCCGCTTCTGGCTCTAAGTTCACAACCATTCCAAAGGACGCATTTCCGACTCTATTAAAAGAGTTAATGGCTAGTTTGGCAGAAAATCAAGAAAGAAACCTGATGGCTGGATTTGAAAAGTGTGGAATCCATCCTTTTAACAAACAGAAACTACTAGACAGGCTGCCAGAAAACCAACCGGTTGACAACACAGTAATAGGAGAAGCCTTTCTTGAGCAACTGGAGAAAAAGAGAGCTGAATACTTGACGAAAGATGGCCCCAAAAAGAGAAAGAAGAAGCTGCAAGTGCCCGCAGGAAAGAGTGTTTCGGTTAAGGATGTAGAAGAAGCTACCGGTATCTTAGAAGCAACCAATAAACCCTCTTCGTCAAAGCAGACTTCGTCAAAATCTGAGAAAGAAAAAGTTCCCAAGAAGAAGCATAAACAGACTTACAATTCTTCTTCGGATGAAGACGATGTGGAAATGGTATTAGAGTCAGATGGAGTGAGTGAATCATTTTCAGACCTAGAAGACCTTCAGGAAGAATCTAAGAAAGCCGAACCTACtgctgaaacaaaaaaacaaaaatggaaagcaGAAGATTTTGCCGTTGATAACTTTGTAATTGTGATCTACAATGGTCAAAAGTACCCTGGCAAAATAGTAAGCATTTTTGATCATGGCCCAGTAGTTGAGTGCAtggagaagaaaataaaattctggcGCTGGCCTGAGAAGCAAGACCGCATGGCCTATGACTGGGATGACGTTTGGGAAAAAATAAATCCTCCTAAAATAGCATCAAAGAGGAACCAGTTCACAGTCCCAGAACTAGACAATTTCGTGGaataacttgaaatatttttacttccttTTGTAACAATAAAGTGTGATTTTTACTTCGTTTTGTAACAATAAAGTGTGGTTTTCTTAGCAGTTTGTTTTCCTTTTCCACTTTTTTGTCCaaatcataaagtttaaaagtaaaaatctaaTAAACTTGAAAACTGAATACTTGAAAAGAATCTTGTATAGGGTAACTTTGCTCCACTTATGATATGGTACTAAATTTCAAAGGTTTTAATGGATGGGACAAAGTTACCCCAATCCCAGGTAACTTTGtcccaatttttaaaaattttttatctaggtTAGGAAAATTATTAGGGACTTATACTAATGCTTAAATTTGTGGCACATAATCGAATAATAACTGGAAAAACTTAAAACACAATCTTCATCACAAATAGATTGGTAAAAACTGGTTTGTTTCACAAAAAACTGGGAAAGTTGGGCCAAAGTTACCCCAGTTGACGGGTCAGTTGGGGTAACATTGGCCCTTTGAGGTTA is drawn from Chrysoperla carnea chromosome X, inChrCarn1.1, whole genome shotgun sequence and contains these coding sequences:
- the LOC123302341 gene encoding uncharacterized protein LOC123302341 isoform X2, with the protein product MQCCSILVLSKCWILLSSNFCFLKLIFKLLRAGKMPRNRIKPLGTRNYGNYKPEILDECLEAIRSGELTQRAAETRYGIPRSTIKNKLKGRHMNTVGRARTFSDEEELAFEKHLITLSDYGFPVVETDFRYAVKCYLDKKGVKIDRFQNNLPGYEWTKSFLKRHEKLTSRLSSNIKKVRAEVGAKDIENYMENLKEVIENVPATHIWNYDETNLSDDPGNKKVICKRGAKYVENICNHSKSATSLMFSGNAAGTLLPPYVVYKADNMWTTWTENGPAGARYNRSKSGWFDAICFEDWFESLFLPHVRTQNGPKVIIGDNLSSHISLNVLRLCEENNVKFVCLPPNSTHLTQPLDVAFFSPMKKSWRAILSKWKESASGSKFTTIPKDAFPTLLKELMASLAENQERNLMAGFEKCGIHPFNKQKLLDRLPENQPVDNTVIGEAFLEQLEKKRAEYLTKDGPKKRKKKLQVPAGKSVSVKDVEEATGILEATNKPSSSKQTSSKSEKEKVPKKKHKQTYNSSSDEDDVEMVLESDGVSESFSDLEDLQEESKKAEPTAETKKQKWKAEDFAVDNFVIVIYNGQKYPGKIVSIFDHGPVVECMEKKIKFWRWPEKQDRMAYDWDDVWEKINPPKIASKRNQFTVPELDNFVE
- the LOC123302341 gene encoding MFS-type transporter clz9-like isoform X3, which gives rise to MPRNRIKPLGTRNYGNYKPEILDECLEAIRSGELTQRAAETRYGIPRSTIKNKLKGRHMNTVGRARTFSDEEELAFEKHLITLSDYGFPVVETDFRYAVKCYLDKKGVKIDRFQNNLPGYEWTKSFLKRHEKLTSRLSSNIKKVRAEVGAKDIENYMENLKEVIENVPATHIWNYDETNLSDDPGNKKVICKRGAKYVENICNHSKSATSLMFSGNAAGTLLPPYVVYKADNMWTTWTENGPAGARYNRSKSGWFDAICFEDWFESLFLPHVRTQNGPKVIIGDNLSSHISLNVLRLCEENNVKFVCLPPNSTHLTQPLDVAFFSPMKKSWRAILSKWKESASGSKFTTIPKDAFPTLLKELMASLAENQERNLMAGFEKCGIHPFNKQKLLDRLPENQPVDNTVIGEAFLEQLEKKRAEYLTKDGPKKRKKKLQVPAGKSVSVKDVEEATGILEATNKPSSSKQTSSKSEKEKVPKKKHKQTYNSSSDEDDVEMVLESDGVSESFSDLEDLQEESKKAEPTAETKKQKWKAEDFAVDNFVIVIYNGQKYPGKIVSIFDHGPVVECMEKKIKFWRWPEKQDRMAYDWDDVWEKINPPKIASKRNQFTVPELDNFVE